A window of the Pelagicoccus enzymogenes genome harbors these coding sequences:
- a CDS encoding alpha-2-macroglobulin family protein, which translates to MTPSLRPFLLLGALLAFTCNLFAANRDDLWLKVSEARAQRLPQTAIESLEPIIEGALAEGAHAEAIKAITLKIALETQIQGEQPAEAILRLQRQLDETPAALQPVFQTLLAHSYWSYFQQNRWRFLQRTQTAEAPSNDFQTWDLARILREIDRHFTAALANESFLKSVPIESYDILLEPGTAPDTYRPTLYDFLAYEALSFYQSGEQAALEAEDTFEISAHSPIFDGTRAFLDWTPAADTDYSPELKAIRFYQDLLRFHRDDADPSAYYDADLARLIYGHNVAVGEDKGERYAAALERFIEKTAAHEISARARAALATYHQSQNELVTAYQIASRGLASFPGSAGAAECHNLIQQVEQKSANIQTEYIWNAPWPTIDVTYRNVDKVYFRAIKLEFEEELRSHPDLRDFQESVFERTPIHSWEADLPATSDYQTRTEKLPAPQTLEPGYYHIFASYDPTFRQYENVVSRATVWVSELALVLRTQELDTPLSGFVLNAISGEPIAGATVQLWHQNRNRNFRKGRSLTTDADGRFAVSKNASRDRTLILAEHQGQKTASKQSFWLHHSDRESYPEQRTIFFTDRALYRPGQTVNYKGISVFNHPSEGRYKTLKNSRLQIAFKNANRQVIADREHKTNDYGSFSGSFTAPEEGLLGNMSIEVTFGPWGSTHFNVEEYKRPKFQVELDAPANAPKLEETVSLKGRATAYTGAAIGGASVKWRVERGVRAPSWCWWWTPPATKAIAHGSVTTEADGSFSIHFPATPDKSVPRQNEPTFVYTVYADVTDTNGETRSASTETRAGYTALQAELSTTEWQSIDTPVEISISTQSLDGKPQAAKVQLKVYRLQQPESVIREQLADHRYRPWRIQATEPEFDPSNPDTWEIGKTVSRKQIRIDESGNETYSVKLPAGPYRVELESKDRFGNKISARHTFTVQDPQAAALATKVPNFLGAPTFTLEPGESLDALWGSGYEKGRAFIEIEQSGKTLQSFWTDGEETQERIQFPITESHRGGLTLRTTFVRENRAYFESKRIDVPWSNKQLQVKWERFRSKLDPGQAETWTATITGPDAHVAAAEMVAGLYDASLDQYKPHNWPQQIGSFRQEYSRIHSQFGNTQNHFDSFAGYWRPDILPVDWSYRRLPFEINYRRQMRSFGGGGGEDVFELSPFSIAESADEGYQAASTLAGTRLNSPMRPAPMDTVMGDAAMKMELSQEPSPAPPPAPDLSQVSARTNLNETAFFYPHLLSDEDGVVKIQFTMPEALTEWRFFGFAHDNELRSGFLSDTAVTAKDLMVEPNPPRFLREGDEVEFTVKVSNQSDSEQSGQVRLSFTDAATLEPADSSLANQETDRSFTIPAKESRSFSWRIKVPDGARVLTYKAVGASASLSDGEEGYLPVLSRRILVTESLPLPIRGQGSKDFTFEKLLASGDSDTLQHQNLTVQMVSQPAWYAVMALPYLMEFPHECSEQLFNRFYANSLASHIATSDPKIRRIFDLWKNTPALDSPLEKNQELKSVLIEETPWLRQAQNESQARRNVGLLFDENRLQNESSRALQKLAERQLSDGRWSWFPGGYASDYITLYIATGFGRLRHLGAEIDSEPAIRALDALDRWMQRRYEDIQDGPSPENYVPDHLISLYLYGRSFFLSEKPIPASHRDALDFFLLQADKHWTQVSSRQSEAHLALALQRFGHRDTPTAILRSLKERSVSDEELGMFWRDTENRSWWWYHAPIETQALMIEAFAEVAEDEQAVEDLKVWLLKQKQTQNWKTTKATADAVYGLLLRGKNLLASDALVAVSLGGQTIEPENVEAGTGFYQKAFVRQEIQAEMGEITLTKTDDGVSWGSVHWQYLEDMSKVTPHEATPLTLKKSLFVKENSSAGPVLKPIEGPLSVGDELVVRLELRSDRDMEYLHLKDQRGSGTEPVNVLSQYRYQDRLGYYESTRDTASHFFIQYLPKGTYVFEYSTRVQLKGSYQSGIAEIQCMYAPEFNSHSASTVIEVE; encoded by the coding sequence ATGACTCCCTCTCTTCGCCCCTTCCTTCTCCTGGGAGCGCTGCTCGCGTTCACCTGCAACCTCTTCGCCGCAAACCGCGACGACCTTTGGCTCAAAGTCTCGGAAGCCAGAGCCCAACGCTTGCCCCAAACCGCCATCGAGTCCCTCGAGCCCATCATCGAAGGCGCCCTCGCCGAAGGAGCTCACGCCGAGGCCATCAAAGCCATCACCCTCAAAATCGCTCTGGAAACACAGATCCAAGGCGAACAGCCCGCCGAGGCCATCCTGCGGCTGCAACGCCAACTCGACGAAACACCCGCCGCCCTGCAACCCGTTTTCCAAACCCTGCTCGCCCACTCCTACTGGAGCTACTTCCAGCAGAACCGCTGGAGATTCCTGCAACGCACCCAAACTGCGGAAGCGCCCAGCAACGATTTTCAAACCTGGGACCTCGCCCGCATCCTGCGCGAGATCGACCGTCACTTCACCGCCGCCCTCGCCAACGAATCCTTCCTCAAATCCGTCCCCATCGAAAGCTACGACATCCTGCTGGAGCCAGGCACCGCACCCGACACCTACCGCCCCACCCTCTACGACTTCCTCGCCTACGAGGCCCTATCCTTCTACCAAAGCGGCGAACAAGCAGCTCTCGAAGCAGAAGACACTTTCGAAATTTCCGCCCACTCTCCCATCTTCGACGGAACCCGCGCCTTCCTCGATTGGACGCCAGCAGCTGACACCGACTACTCCCCCGAGCTCAAAGCCATCCGGTTCTACCAAGACTTGCTCCGCTTCCACCGAGACGATGCCGATCCCTCAGCCTACTACGACGCCGACCTCGCCCGCCTCATCTACGGCCACAACGTCGCTGTTGGAGAAGACAAGGGAGAACGCTACGCCGCCGCCCTCGAACGCTTCATCGAAAAAACCGCAGCTCACGAAATAAGCGCCCGCGCCCGCGCCGCCTTGGCAACTTACCACCAATCGCAAAACGAGCTAGTCACCGCCTACCAAATCGCCAGCCGCGGCCTAGCAAGCTTTCCCGGAAGCGCCGGCGCGGCGGAGTGCCACAATCTCATCCAGCAGGTCGAGCAAAAGTCCGCCAACATCCAAACGGAATACATTTGGAACGCGCCTTGGCCCACTATCGACGTCACCTACCGCAACGTCGACAAGGTCTACTTCCGAGCCATCAAACTCGAATTCGAAGAAGAACTTCGCAGCCATCCCGACCTGCGCGACTTCCAAGAATCGGTCTTCGAACGCACCCCCATCCACAGCTGGGAAGCCGACCTTCCTGCCACAAGCGACTACCAAACGCGCACCGAAAAGCTTCCCGCCCCCCAAACGCTTGAGCCCGGCTACTACCATATTTTCGCCAGCTACGATCCCACTTTTAGACAATACGAAAACGTCGTAAGCCGCGCTACCGTTTGGGTCAGCGAACTGGCCCTGGTACTGCGAACCCAAGAATTGGATACACCCCTTAGCGGCTTCGTGCTCAATGCCATCAGCGGCGAACCCATCGCCGGAGCTACCGTGCAACTGTGGCACCAAAACCGAAATCGGAATTTCCGCAAAGGCAGGTCTCTCACCACCGACGCGGATGGACGCTTCGCTGTATCCAAGAATGCCAGCAGGGATCGAACGCTCATCCTAGCCGAACACCAAGGGCAAAAAACCGCGAGCAAGCAATCCTTCTGGCTTCATCACAGCGACCGAGAAAGCTATCCCGAGCAACGAACTATTTTCTTTACCGATCGTGCCCTCTACCGCCCCGGCCAAACCGTAAACTACAAGGGCATCAGCGTCTTCAACCACCCTTCCGAGGGCCGGTACAAAACCCTGAAAAACAGCAGACTACAAATCGCCTTCAAAAACGCCAACCGTCAGGTCATCGCCGACCGCGAACACAAGACTAACGACTACGGATCCTTCAGCGGCAGCTTCACCGCGCCCGAAGAAGGACTGCTCGGAAACATGAGTATCGAGGTCACCTTCGGCCCTTGGGGTTCAACTCACTTCAACGTGGAAGAATACAAGCGCCCCAAGTTTCAGGTCGAACTCGACGCCCCCGCGAACGCGCCCAAGCTTGAAGAAACCGTATCTCTCAAGGGAAGAGCCACCGCATACACCGGAGCCGCTATCGGAGGAGCGAGCGTCAAATGGCGGGTCGAGCGCGGAGTGCGAGCGCCTAGCTGGTGCTGGTGGTGGACCCCACCCGCAACAAAGGCCATCGCTCACGGAAGCGTAACCACCGAAGCGGACGGTAGCTTCAGTATCCACTTTCCCGCGACACCCGACAAAAGCGTACCTCGCCAGAACGAACCGACTTTCGTCTACACCGTCTATGCCGACGTTACCGACACCAACGGCGAAACCCGTTCCGCTTCCACCGAAACGAGAGCTGGCTACACCGCACTGCAAGCCGAACTATCGACCACCGAATGGCAGAGCATCGACACGCCAGTTGAAATATCGATCAGTACCCAATCCTTGGACGGAAAGCCGCAAGCTGCAAAAGTCCAACTCAAGGTCTACCGCCTGCAGCAACCGGAGTCGGTCATACGCGAACAGTTAGCCGACCACCGCTACCGTCCATGGAGAATACAAGCGACCGAGCCCGAGTTCGATCCCTCGAACCCCGACACTTGGGAAATCGGAAAAACCGTATCCAGAAAGCAAATCAGGATCGATGAAAGCGGAAACGAAACCTACTCCGTCAAACTCCCCGCAGGCCCCTACCGCGTTGAACTCGAAAGCAAGGATCGCTTCGGAAACAAAATCAGCGCGCGGCACACCTTTACGGTGCAGGACCCGCAAGCCGCGGCTCTCGCGACCAAAGTCCCCAACTTCCTCGGAGCCCCCACCTTCACCCTAGAACCCGGAGAATCGCTCGACGCCCTTTGGGGCAGCGGTTACGAAAAAGGCCGCGCCTTCATCGAAATCGAGCAAAGCGGCAAAACCTTGCAGAGCTTCTGGACCGACGGGGAAGAGACCCAAGAACGTATCCAATTTCCTATCACAGAATCGCACCGCGGAGGACTCACCTTACGTACTACCTTTGTCCGGGAAAACCGCGCTTACTTCGAAAGCAAACGCATCGATGTTCCTTGGAGCAACAAGCAGCTCCAAGTCAAATGGGAGCGCTTCCGCTCCAAACTCGATCCCGGCCAAGCGGAAACCTGGACCGCTACCATCACCGGACCCGACGCCCACGTCGCCGCCGCCGAAATGGTGGCTGGTCTCTACGACGCCTCGCTCGACCAGTACAAGCCTCACAACTGGCCCCAACAAATCGGCTCATTCCGCCAAGAATATTCCCGTATCCACAGCCAATTCGGCAATACGCAAAATCACTTCGATTCCTTCGCTGGGTACTGGCGTCCAGACATCCTTCCCGTGGACTGGAGTTACCGACGCCTACCCTTCGAAATCAACTATCGCAGGCAAATGCGCAGTTTCGGAGGCGGCGGAGGAGAGGATGTTTTCGAACTCTCTCCCTTCTCGATCGCAGAGAGCGCTGACGAAGGCTACCAAGCCGCAAGCACCTTAGCAGGAACCAGGCTAAACAGCCCCATGCGTCCCGCGCCCATGGATACGGTAATGGGCGACGCGGCCATGAAAATGGAGCTCAGCCAAGAGCCCAGTCCTGCGCCCCCCCCAGCCCCCGACCTCTCGCAAGTCTCCGCTCGCACCAACCTCAACGAAACTGCCTTCTTCTACCCGCACCTGCTGAGCGACGAGGACGGCGTCGTGAAAATCCAGTTCACCATGCCGGAAGCCCTCACCGAATGGCGCTTCTTCGGCTTCGCCCACGACAACGAGCTGCGCTCCGGTTTCCTCTCCGACACCGCTGTCACAGCCAAGGACCTCATGGTCGAACCCAATCCACCGCGCTTCCTGCGCGAAGGCGACGAAGTGGAATTCACGGTCAAAGTCAGCAACCAGTCCGATTCGGAACAAAGCGGCCAAGTCCGTCTAAGCTTCACTGATGCCGCCACCCTCGAACCTGCCGACTCCTCTCTAGCGAACCAGGAAACCGACCGCTCCTTCACGATCCCCGCCAAAGAGTCGCGCAGCTTTTCTTGGCGCATCAAAGTTCCAGACGGAGCCAGAGTGCTCACTTACAAAGCGGTGGGAGCGAGCGCGTCCCTTAGCGACGGCGAGGAAGGCTACTTGCCCGTATTGAGCCGACGAATACTCGTCACCGAATCCCTGCCGCTCCCCATTCGCGGCCAAGGCAGCAAGGACTTCACTTTCGAAAAGCTGCTAGCGTCAGGAGATTCGGATACGCTCCAGCACCAGAACCTCACCGTTCAGATGGTTTCCCAACCCGCATGGTACGCGGTGATGGCATTGCCCTACCTCATGGAATTTCCGCACGAGTGCAGCGAGCAGCTCTTCAATCGCTTCTACGCCAACTCGCTCGCCTCCCACATCGCCACCTCAGATCCCAAGATCCGTCGCATCTTCGACCTCTGGAAAAATACGCCTGCTCTAGACAGTCCCTTGGAGAAAAACCAAGAGCTCAAGTCCGTGCTCATCGAAGAGACCCCCTGGCTGCGCCAAGCCCAAAACGAAAGCCAAGCCCGCCGCAACGTCGGACTGCTCTTCGACGAGAATCGCCTGCAAAACGAGTCCAGCCGCGCCCTGCAAAAACTCGCCGAGCGCCAGCTTTCCGACGGGCGCTGGTCTTGGTTTCCCGGCGGCTACGCCAGCGACTACATCACCCTCTACATCGCCACCGGCTTCGGGCGACTGCGCCATCTCGGAGCAGAAATCGACAGCGAACCGGCCATCCGTGCCCTCGATGCCCTGGATCGCTGGATGCAGCGACGTTACGAAGACATCCAGGATGGACCCAGCCCGGAGAACTACGTGCCCGACCATCTCATCTCCCTCTACCTCTACGGCCGCAGCTTCTTCCTTTCGGAAAAGCCAATCCCCGCGAGCCACCGCGACGCCCTCGACTTCTTTCTGCTCCAAGCCGACAAACATTGGACCCAGGTTTCCAGCCGCCAAAGCGAAGCTCACCTAGCCCTCGCCCTGCAACGCTTCGGACATCGCGACACGCCCACCGCCATCCTGCGCTCCCTCAAGGAACGCAGCGTCAGCGACGAAGAGCTCGGCATGTTTTGGCGGGACACGGAAAACCGCAGCTGGTGGTGGTACCATGCCCCCATCGAAACCCAAGCCCTCATGATCGAGGCCTTCGCAGAAGTTGCCGAAGACGAGCAAGCCGTAGAAGACCTGAAAGTATGGCTTCTAAAACAGAAGCAAACTCAGAACTGGAAAACCACTAAAGCCACCGCCGACGCTGTCTACGGCTTGCTGCTGCGCGGCAAAAACCTGCTCGCCAGCGACGCCCTCGTCGCAGTTTCCCTCGGAGGCCAAACCATCGAACCGGAAAACGTGGAGGCAGGAACCGGCTTCTACCAAAAGGCATTCGTTCGCCAAGAGATCCAAGCGGAGATGGGCGAGATCACGCTAACGAAAACCGACGACGGCGTGAGCTGGGGCAGCGTGCACTGGCAGTACCTCGAGGACATGAGCAAGGTCACGCCCCACGAGGCCACTCCCTTGACCCTGAAGAAAAGCCTCTTCGTTAAAGAGAACTCCTCCGCTGGACCGGTTCTCAAACCGATCGAAGGCCCGCTTTCGGTGGGCGACGAGCTGGTAGTGCGTCTCGAGCTGCGCAGCGATCGCGACATGGAGTACCTCCACCTCAAGGACCAACGCGGCAGCGGAACCGAGCCAGTGAACGTGCTGAGCCAATACCGTTACCAGGACCGGCTCGGCTACTACGAGAGCACCCGCGACACCGCCAGCCACTTTTTCATCCAATACCTTCCAAAAGGCACTTACGTCTTCGAGTACTCCACTCGAGTACAGCTCAAGGGCAGCTACCAAAGCGGAATCGCCGAGATCCAGTGCATGTACGCGCCCGAGTTCAACAGCCACTCCGCCAGCACCGTGATCGAGGTCGAGTAG